A portion of the Ricinus communis isolate WT05 ecotype wild-type chromosome 10, ASM1957865v1, whole genome shotgun sequence genome contains these proteins:
- the LOC8285524 gene encoding protein-lysine N-methyltransferase EEF2KMT, with amino-acid sequence MGDAKLDPNVPPGLHLISAFLAMDPTGTLISLARACGGGLVTETVQRFIWEFCISKTTDKGNTPYLKNFVKKLICEIESSHGTIVLDELYEQYGYYVTSLKDDISGARVCKCISFLFPDGCSSSPICPKSRKLVVPLHCSLNMLEGDTGCSVWPSSLYLSEFVLSFPDIFSNKTCFEVGSGVGLVGVCLSHVKASKVILSDGDLSTLANMKFNLELNESSVDTGMPERTMQDQNRVKAEMDKVKCIHLPWESATRNELQEFMPDIVLGADIIYDPSCLPYLVQVLAILLKQTRAHSQMPEENCQGSLLDNNRADIKVKDGDESNCKADKNGCGSDLRLVDGSSDAAPRKGPVAYIASVIRNIDTFNCFLGLAEQANLSVRDITEKRRPFDLLPYMQSYNRSSIRLFCVAGK; translated from the exons ATGGGTGACGCAAAGCTCGATCCCAACGTCCCTCCAGGCCTCCACTTGATCTCTGCGTTCCTCGCCATGGACCCCACCGGTACCTTAATATCCTTGGCAAG AGCATGCGGCGGTGGTTTAGTTACAGAGACAGTGCAGAGGTTTATTTGGGAATTCTGCATAAGCAAAACG ACTGACAAAGGTAATACGCCTTACTTGAAGAACTTTGTAAAGAAGCTTATTTGTGAGATTGAATCAAGCCATGGTACTATTGTGCTGGATGAATTATATGAACAATATGGTTATTACGTGACTTCACTCAAA GATGATATTTCAGGCGCAAGGGTCTGCAAatgcatttcttttctttttcctgacG GCTGTTCAAGCTCTCCAATTTGTCCAAAGTCAAGAAAGCTGGTGGTTCCGTTGCATTGTTCACTCAACATGCTGGAAGGGGACACTGG GTGTTCTGTTTGGCCTTCAAGTTTATATTTGTCGGAATTTGTACTTTCTTTTCCCGACATATTCTCCAATAAAACATGTTTTGAG GTTGGTTCTGGTGTTGGATTGGTTGGAGTTTGTCTTTCCCATGTGAAAGCTTCCAAG GTTATATTAAGTGATGGTGACCTGTCAACTTTAGCTAACATGAAGTTTAATTTGGAGTTGAACGAATCGAGTGTTGACACTGGCATGCCAGAAAGAACTATGCAAGATCAAAATAGG GTAAAAGCTGAAATGGACAAAGTGAAATGCATTCATCTGCCATGGGAATCTGCAACGAGGAACGAGCTTCAGGAGTTCATGCCTGACATTGT GTTGGGTGCAGATATAATTTATGATCCATCATGCCTCCCATATCTAGTTCAAGTGCTTGCCATTCTTTTGAAACAAACGAGAGCACATTCTCAGATGCCAGAAGAAAACTGCCAGGGCTCATTACTAGATAATAATCGTGCTGATATTAAAGTCAAGGATGGTGATGAATCTAACTGTAAGGCTGATAAAAATGGCTGTGGAAGTGATCTTAGATTAGTTGATGGTTCTTCAGATGCTGCACCAAGGAAAGGCCCCGTGGCTTATATTGCCTCAGTAATTCGCAATATTGACACCTTCAATTGTTTTCTTGGACTAGCTGAGCAGGCTAACCTTTCAGTCAGAGACATTACTGAAAAACGACGGCCATTTGATTTGCTTCCTTACATGCAGTCATACAATCGATCAAGTATACGTTTATTCTGCGTCGCGGGCAAATAA